The Hoplias malabaricus isolate fHopMal1 chromosome 9, fHopMal1.hap1, whole genome shotgun sequence genome contains a region encoding:
- the tada1 gene encoding transcriptional adapter 1, with product MVGSDGGAMAAHSSELELAKKNLTEAIGDNIKHYWANLKLWFKQKISKEEFDIEARRLLGQDNVHVHNDFLLAILTRCQIIVSTPEGPGSLQWTSGSASKPGKPNKGKKKFSSVRQKFDHRFQPQNPLAGAQSFSPREPGPEEEEMRLSAHTLLLPTRGQLEARMMVTAFEMGLDNVTEDAVSTVVSALEVHLKDVITAVVSRRKAYRLRDGHFQYAFGSDVTPQPYLKNSLAAYQTVTECPPPSASLPAGPPSQISPDDAEQQAALLLACSGDTVPAPLPPISMYDLLEALQVHRRVMPSHTVYALNIERILARLWHPSHEELEQDHVHRQRLAAKDGLLIS from the exons ATGGTCGGTTCCGACGGCGGCGCTATGGCCGCTCACTCTAGCGAACTGGAACTGGCCAAGAAGAACTTAACCGAGGCCATAGGAGACAATATCAAACA CTACTGGGCAAATTTGAAACTGTGGTTCAAACAGAAAATCAGCAAGGAAGAGTTTGACATTGAAGCCAGACGCCTTTTGGGACAAGATAATG TTCACGTCCACAATGACTTCCTGTTGGCCATCCTTACACGCTGTCAGATTATTGTATCTACACCAG AGGGTCCTGGTTCATTGCAATGGACTAGTGGCTCAGCCTCAAAGCCTGGTAAACCAAACAAAGGCAAAAAGAAATTTTCTTCTGTTCGACAAAAATTTGAC CATCGCTTTCAGCCTCAGAACCCTTTGGCTGGGGCCCAATCATTTAGTCCTCGTGAGCCTGGTCCTGAAGAGGAAGAGATGAGACTCAGTGCGCACACACTTCTACTGCCCACACGTGGCCAGTTAGAGGCTCGTATGATGGTGACCGCTTTCGAGATGGGCTTGGACAATGTCACAGAAGATGCAGTGAGCACTGTGGTCTCTGCtttagag GTTCACTTAAAAGACGTTATCACCGCTGTGGTGTCACGGAGAAAAGCTTATCGTCTGAGAGATGGGCATTTCCAATACGCCTTTGGCAGTGATGTTACACCCCAGCCCTACCTCAAAAACAGCCTGGCTGCTTACCAAACTGTCACAGAGTG CCCTCCTCCCAGTGCCTCCCTACCAGCAGGCCCTCCTTCCCAGATTTCCCCAGATGATGCAGAACAGCAGGCTGCTCTCCTGTTGGCTTGTTCTGGTGACACTGTTCCTGCTCCACTGCCTCCCATTAGCATGTATGATCTACTAGAAGCTCTTCAG GTGCATCGCAGGGTGATGCCCTCTCACACTGTTTATGCTCTGAACATCGAGAGAATCCTTGCTAGGCTCTGGCACCCCAGCCATGAGGAGCTGGAGCAGGATCACGTCCACAGACAGCGGCTGGCCGCTAAGGATGGTCTGCTAATCAGCTGA